Below is a window of Thermococcus sp. DNA.
GAGCGGAACGCTTGGGATACTCAAGGCCATGACCGAGAACGGCGATAAGCTTCTCGAAACCGTGGCTGAAGAAAAGGCAATTCTAAGGCTCACCGCGGTGGGGAACTCGGCCCTTGAGCCGGTTAGGGAGCTGGAAGTGGAAGATGTCAGAAAGCTCAGCTGGAACACCGAGGAGCTCGTGAGGGCTTTGCTCAAGGCCCTGGCAGAGACCAACCCCAAAGAGGCCCCGAAGGTTGGGATGACTGCGACGCTCGGCTACCTCAGAGACGAGGACGTTCAGAAGGGACTCGGCTTCCTCCTAACCCTAGCCAAAAACCTCGGGGCGGTTTTGAACGGCAAACTTTAACCATTTCTTTCTTTCGGGAGGTGGAACCTTGAAGGTTCTATTCACCTACATGGGCGCTCCTACGGAGCCAGATGAAATCGAGGACTTCATATTCCGGTTTCTCTATGATATAAGGCACCACATAGGCCTCGACGTCCCCGGTGCCAAGGCGATAATCAGGGGCATAGCTAAGGCCCGTGCGAGGGAAGTTAGGGGACACTATATGACCATAGGCGGTAAGAGCCCCCTCGTGAGGTACATGGGTGAGATAGCCAGGGCCGTGAGCGAGAAAACTGGGTATGAGATAAGGCCTGGCATGTGTTACTCGAGACCGCTTTTGGAAGAGCTTAACTGGGACTTCGACTTGGTCTTCCCGCTCTACCACGTTTACTCAAGTTCAACAACGGAGCGTTGCCTCGTCAAGATACGGGAACTCTTCGGCGAGAAGCCCTACGTAAAGGAGTGGTGGGGCAACGGGAAGTTCGTTCGCTGGATTCAGAGAAACATTGAGACTGGACTAAAGGAGAGCGGCTTTGAGAGTCCTTACGTAATCCTCAGCGTCCATAGCCTGCCGAAGAAGGTAATCGAGGAAGGCGACCCCTACGAGAAGAGCCACAGGGAGCTGGCGAAGAGAGTAATGGAGGCCTTCGACCTGCCCTGGGAAATAGCCTTTCAGAGCAGGTTTGGTAGGGGTGAATGGCTCGGGCCAGCTGTTCCAGAGGTTTTAGAGAGGCTGAAATCTGAAGGAATTAACGAGGTCCTCGTTTACCCACTCAGCTTCATAGTTGAAAATATCGAGACCCTCTACGAGCTGGATATTGAATACAAGGGGGTTGCCGACAGACTCGGCCTGAAATATTACCGGGCAAAGCTTAACCACCGCGACCCCCTTTTGATTGAGGCAATTGCGGAGGTGATTGAGAATGCCAGTCAACAAAACTGAAAAATTTGAGGTAAAGGGCAATGAGAGGTTCACCAACGCTTTCATAGCTTACATAATGGGCTTCGTTGGTGGAATACCATTGATACTCATGAAGGACACCGACGAGTTTACAAGGAGGCACGCGGCTTACTCAAGTGTAATGGGGTTTTTCTTCTGGATAGCCTTCATGGGCGCATGGCATATGTATCCAGGTTATCCAGAGTTCGGGTGGGCACTCTATGTTCTGGCCCTCTGGTACGTTTACGCTGTTTTCGGGGCCTGGAAAATGGTGAGGGGAGAGCTTTACAGGATTCCGGTAATTGACGGCCTGGCCAAAAAGCTCATTAATGCCCTCGCCTCAGCGGTGTGAGGGATGGGAATGAGAAGGCTACCCCTAGCAATGACACTGGTTGCATTAGTTCTAGTTATTTCCCTTAGCCCAGCCGTTCTGGCCGATGAACTCACGGAAAAGAGTAACGCCTTCATGGAGAAGTTCATTGAGGCCATGAACACAGGCAACTACTCCCTTATAGAGCCTTACCTTAGCGAAAGGCTGAAATCTGAGCTCGGCGAGAGAGAATTTGCCCAGCTGAGGGATTTTACAATTGAGAACTACGGGAGGTTACTGTCTTTTAAGTTCGTTAACGAGACCAGAGACGGCAACCTCGTGAAACTTGAATACGAAGTTAAGGCCGAGAAGGGAACGTTTCCCGTTGCGCTAACGTATAAAAACGGCGAGCTGGTAGGAATTGGACTCGGTATTAAAGCGAAACCAAACCCCTCTGGAATGGCCGCAATGATTCTTGGTGCTCTTCTAGCTCTTGGACTGTTTTATCTTCTCAAAAAACCCTCCGTTCCCGACTTAGTGTTCGGTTCTGGGGTAGCGCTCGGACTCTCAGTTATCATTCCATTCTACGGACTGGTGTCATTAGTGATGTTCTACTCAACCCTTTCGAGGGCTCTTTTCACGGCCGTTTTAACTGCCCTGACCGTTGAGGGAGTCAAGTTCTACTTCTCTCGCGACAAGGACGGACTCTCGCTTGGACTGGGCCTTGGAATTGGTCAGTACGTCCTCCTCTCGATAGGGACCTTCGTGGCGACGAACTTCATAATGCAACTCCCCGTTTCCTTCACGGGTCCAACTTACTGGGCATTTCTCTTCGCGCTGGCCTTCACGGTCTTTCACGCTGTGTCTGCGGGAACGTACTCCCTCAGAAAAAAGCCCGCTGATACAGTGCTCTTCGCGGTGTTAGAGGCTTTTGCCCTGTTCTTTGAGGGGAACAATCCCAGCATCTCATTGCTGTTCGCGATTTTGGGAATCGCGGTTGGTCTAAAGCTCGGGGGTGTTTTCAGTGGAATCTCTGGACGAAAAGCTCATTGAGGCCCTTGAGGGGAGCGTTGAACTCGCCAAAAAAATCGGGGAATACATTATTAGAAGTGGAGGGAAGAGAATAAGGCCGCGCATAGCTCTCGCGGTTGCAAGGGGGCTTGGACTTAGCCATGAAGACTCCCTCGACCTTGCTTCGGCCATAGAGCTTATTCACACCGCTAGCTTGGTTCACGATGACGTCATAGATTTAGCCGAAAAGAGGAGGAACAATCCCACTGTGGTCATGCGCTGGGGTCCAGAGTTGGCAGTCCTGAGCGGGGACTTTCTCTTCGTCCGTGCGCTGAGAATTATAGCCAGCAAAAGAGTTGAGATGGTGGACTACGTTGCCAAAGTCGTCGAGGAGATGGTGAAGGCCGAAATCCTGCAGGAAGCCATAAGAGGAAGCGTCCACCTTGACGTTGAGACCTATTACAGAATCATAGACGGAAAGACGGGTAGACTCTTTGGGGCTTCCTTTGCCCTTCCGGCTTATTATGTGGAAAGGCCCTTTTGGAAAGAACTAGATAGGGCAGGGGCCCTCGTTGGAAGGGCGTTCCAGATAGTTGATGACGTTTTGGATTACTTCCCTGGAACGGGCAAAGACCGCTTCAAAGATTTGCTCAACGGGAAAACGACGTTGCCCTTAATCCTCTACACCGAACGTTACGGCTCATCCCTTGTGGAAAAGGTTCTTAAGAACCCAACGGAGGAAAACTTACTCGACCTGTTTGAGAGAATGAAAAAAGCCGGAGTTTTCGAGTCGGCACTCAACACTGCTAGGAGTTATGTGGAGGAGGCGCTTGAACTTGTGAAAGGTCTTTCATTTAACTCCAAAGAGGTTGTTAACCTCGTCTCGGACTACTTTGCAAGCATTTTCCAGAAGGTCGAAAAAGTAAACCCCTAACCTATTGGATTTCACAGAAATGGGCATTTGACGGAAGGGATTTCGAGAAAGAACGAAAAGCTTTAAAAAGGTTCGTTAGACAAACCTAATGGATTTTCGCCTGCACGGAGGGGTGACGATGATAGGCCTTCTGGCAACGCTGACCTTCACAGTTCCTCTCATTGGTGGTCTAATCCTCTTTAAGCTCGACGAGAGGAAAGCAGACGTAGTAATGCTTACCTCCCTATTAATCGCCCTAATAACTCAGCTGGGGGTCGCGTTCCTCTATCTGGCCAACCACGAGGAGCTAATCCACATAGCCTATTTCAGAAGTTCCCAGTTCGGTGAGGTCTATGGGCTAATAATCGACCCTATGAGCGTTCTAATCGGAACGGTTGTGGCCGTTGCGGGTTTCATATTCATGCTCTACGGCGTGGAGTACATGAGTGAACGAAACGTTGGCCACCCCGGTGGGAAGGGGAGGGGACTTTTCTACGCATGGATGACGCTCTTTGAGGGGGCTACGCTAGGTTTCATTTACTCCTCAACCTTCCTCGGCCTTCTCATATTCTTCGAACTTATGGGCCTTGCCTGCTGGGGTGTTGTCAGCTATTACAACACCAAAGAGGCGAGGAGGGCGGGCTTCAAGGCCTTCATAATACCGAATGTCGGGGCCATGATAGGCTTCTACTCGGCGATATATATTGGCCTGACCCAGCTCCACGATTTAAGCCTGTTCTCTCTCTCACAGGTTTCCCCTGAAGTAAAGCCCTGGCTCTTCATAGCCCTCCTAATAGCCGGCTACACCAAAAGCGCCCAGTTTCCCACCTATTCTTGGATTCCCGATGCTATGGAAGCTCCAACGCCGGCAAGTGCCTTCCTACACGGAGCGGCGATGGTTGAGATGGGCGTTTACCTCGTTGCCAGGGTTCTTCAGTTCATAGGAAGCCTTCCCGTCTGGGTCTTTTACTTCATGGCTGTCATGGTGTCCCTCACGCTCCTAATTCCAATACTCAACTATCCAGTCCAGAAGGACGCGAAAAGGCTTCTGGCCTATTCAACCGTCGCTGAGGCAGGAATAATGTTCTCTGGTTTAACATACGCGGTCTTAGGTTTGACAGGCAAGGCACCGGGATTTGATATAGGCCTCAAGGCCGCGATGTTCCAGCTCACCACCCACGCCTTCGTCAAGGGCCTGGCCTTCCTAACCGCAGGAACCTTCACATACTCCCTCGGGACGCTCGACCTGAGGAGGATAAGCGGGCTCAGGGAGATTTTGCCTGTAAACGGTCTTGCGTGGACCGTTGCACTTCTGGGGCTTGCGGGACTGCCTCCCATGGGAATAGCCTTTAGCAAGGCCGAGCTTGTTACAAACCTCAGCCTAATCAAGGTTTCCCCCCTCGCGTGGCTTCCAATCTTGATGGTTCTAACGGATTCTGTGGTGTTCCTCTGGGTAGGCCTTAAGTGGATTACCCGGAATGTCTTTGGAAGGCCAAACGTCGAGAAGGCCTCAACGCACCCAATCATAACCACTTCCCTAGTGGCTTTAATAGTCCTGACATTGGTTTCAGCCTACCTGGCCTACCCCCTCGTCGAGGAGATAGCCTTTTACGGGGTGATACCATGAGCCTCTACGTCCTCGAGCTGGCCCTTGGACTGCTCTTCACGGCCTCACTCCTCGGTTTGGCCGTCGGTAGAAGGGCCTATTACGTAACGCTGGCCTCTTCTATCGCGCTCTTTGCGAGTGCCGTAGAGGGCCTAAATGGGCTCTCAGGAGAGATAATCCCATTCCTCCCCACAAGTGTTATGGTGGATTCTCTCTCTGCCCTCTTTCTCCTTGCTGTTGCGTTCCTGACGTTCGCCCTTTCTCTATACCTCCTATCCTACGAGGTTAGGGGCAACGGAAGGTTCCTGGCCATGGCAACCAACATGGCACTCTTCTCTGCGGTCCTTTTCCTCGTAACGGACAACATTGAAAGGCTAACCCTCGCCTACGAGCTCTTTGCAGTCTTTACGGGGGTTATGGTTCTAACCTCAGAAACAAGGGGCTCCAGAAAGGCCACATGGCGTTACCTAGTAATCACCCAGGTCTTTGGGATAATCCCCCTCCTCATCGTCACCGGAATAACATACGGAGCCGTTGGTGACCTCCATCACCTTACCTTTGAGGGCTTAAGGGAGAACCTTAAAAACCTCGCCGTAAGCCCGGATTTCCTCCTCTCACTCTTCCTCCTCGCTTCCCTCGTCAGGAGCGGGGCCTTTCCGTTCCACGTCTGGGTTCCAAGGGTCTACCGCTCCCTTCCAAGTCCTTTTGTCCCGGTCTTCCTGATTGGAGAGTCCCTAGGGGTTTATCTCCTCCTCAGGGTTTCCCACTTTGTCCTCCCAGCTGGAAAGTCCCTTGGCTACACCGTTGCGTTTCTGGGCACGATTACGGCATTCGCGACGCTGTATTCATTCAGGGAAATAAGGCTGAAGCGCAAGTTCGCCTACCACAGCGTTATGGACGTTGGAATAGCTTATTTTGCCCTCGGGAGTTCACTGGTTCTCCAGGGAACGTTCCTTGGAACGGTGGCCCTTTTGGGTGCTCTGCTTCACGTTCTTTATCAGATGCTCTACAAGAGCTCCCTCTTCTTCGGCCTTGGGGCCATAGAGCACTACGGCGAAGAGCCGAACATATGCTCCATGAGAAAGCTGTTGAAGGGCCATGTGATAGCCCTCCTGATGACCCTCTCCGTGTTTTCAATGGCAGGCATACCCCCGCTCTCTGCCTTCGTCAGCAAATGGCTGATTTACACCGCCCCCATGGGTAGCGTTGATGTCCTTCTGTGGCTCATGGTAGTCACGATAGCCTTTCTCGGGGTATTTCCCCTCGCCTCTATAATCCAGGTGAGGAGAATAAACAGGCTTATATGCAAGAGAGAGGTTGAGAGGGAGGACGTTCCGTTCACGATAAGGACAGTTACAGGGATTGTCTCACTGGCGAGCTTTATCGTTGCCGTGTTTCCCTTCATACTCCTGCCCTGGCTCGTTAAGGCAATAGAAATCCTTGGATACCCGTTGCCAGAGAGTCCAGTGCACCTGTTCTTCGGTGTTTTCTCCTCCTTTGTGGCCCTCGCTGTGCTAATCATATCCTCCTACGTCGGGTGGAAGATTGGAAAAATGCCAACGGAGCGCGTCAGCGAGTTGCTCCTCATATTTTACAACATAGGGGACATACTCCGATTCACCTCAGATTACTTTCTCCTGCTTGGCAAGAGGTTTTACATCAATCAAGTTTTACCCATAATAAAGGTCGTCCCGAGACACGAACTTCCGCTCATTAAGGACTACGACGATGCCCTTGACTACCCCGTCAGGCACCTCGACGAGGCGATGTTCATGCCTCTGATTAAAGCCTTCCAGAAGATTGCGGAATGGGGCAGGAGCAGAAACCTCGACATGAACGCCCTCATAGGTGGGTTCGCCATAGCAATGGCCGTCCTTATAGTCCTTTTGGGGGTGTTTGCATGAACGTTGAAAGCGTTTTCCTGAGCGTCCTCTACTTTGCGGCGGTTATCTACACTCTGGCCTTCGTTCTATACGGAATAAGGGCCATTAAAGGCCCCACAACAGCGGACATAATCTTGGCTGTGGACTGCCTATCCTTTGACATGGCGGCATTTATGGTAATACTGGGGATTTACTTCAAGTCCATCATGCTCGCCAGCGGTGCCATAATTCTCGCCCTCTGGGCCTTTATGCTTGACATCTACTACACCAAATACGTCCTCTACGGGGAGGTGGAGGTATGATTCTCGAGGATGTCATATTCATCATAGGCTCAATAGCGATACTCCTCGGAGCAATCTACGACCTCATAGCGGCCATAGGGTTGCTTCGCTTCAACGATTTCTACATGAGAACCCACGCCGCCACAGTCGGAACCGTTGGAGGCGCCGCTTTGCCCGTATTTGGAGCAGGGCTTGTGGCCCTCGTCTACTACCCCCTCGGAAGCCAGAGGTTCTTTATGGCGGGCATAGCCTTCACCGTCGGAGTTTTAATCCTCCTCATAGCTCCAACCGGAACGCACTCGCTTGTTTCGGCCGTTTACTTTGGAAGGGTCGGCAAAAAGCCCCCACTGGTAGTTGACCAGCTTGAGGAGGACTTGCCCAAGAGAGAAGACGTTGCCGAACTCGTTCGCGAGCACGAGGAGTTGCCCGGTGAGGAAGAAGAGCCCAAGTTCACCTTCAGGAGGCTGGTGAGATGATTGAGATTCACCTCCTAATCCTTGCAATAGTCGTTTCCTTCGGCTTCGTCTTCAGCTATCTGGCCATGAAGGAGCACGACCTACTAAAGGCTCTAGCCTTAAGCTCAGTTCAGTCCACTTTTTTTGCCCTCGGCTTCTACATACTGGCCGCGCCAGATATAGTCCTTGCATACCTTGCGATAGCGGTCGGAGCCTACACAGCGTTGGTAATTCTGGCTATAAGCAAGACCGAGAGATACGAGGTGGGAGAATGAAGCGCGACGTGCTGGTTGCCATCACATTTCTACTGGCATTCTTCGTCATAGCCTACGCAGTAACAGTCAAAAACGTTTTGGGCCTTGGCGGAGCCGAGCTAAGGCCACTCGGTGAGTTTTACCTTAGCCATGCCTTTGCCCACGAGGGCTTAACGAGTCACAGCCCGGAGGTCGTGACTGCAATAGTCTGGAACTACCGTGGCTTTGATACACTCTTCGAGACCTTCGTGTTCTTTTTGGCGATAATGGGAGCATTTAGTGTGTTGAGACTCACGAGGGAGCAGGAAAAACTCGTGAGGGAGCTCGAAGCGAGGGAACCCCATAGACGGATGGACTTAATAACCCGGGCCACCACGAAGCTCGTTGTCGTAATGATAGTAGCCATTTCAGCCTCCATAGCACTCCACGGGCACTTAACTCCCGGTGGAGGTTTCCAGGGCGGTTCGGCTATGGCAGTCGCTTCACTTCTCCTCTTCGCCGTGTTCAGCAAGTTCACCCTTGAACGGAAGGGACTAACGCTCAAACATACAATTTCAGCCTACGCCCTTGGGCTGGGACTCATACTTGCTACGGTTCTTGCTCCGGTGTTCCTCTACGGCGGGAAGGTCCTTGAGATAAACCTATTACCGGGCGAAACGGGTCTCTTCAACCTCGACGTTGGCGAATACACTGCTGTGACCTTTGGGTTCCTGACGGTTTTCCTAGTCCTCGGTGTCTCAGAGTGGATATTCAAGACCGTTCTAAGGGGTGAGGCCGATGATTAGCCTTCTTCTCGCTTATATAACGCTGACCCTCTTCGGCATGATACTCCTTGGAATCTACGGCGTGGCAACGCGCTCCAACCTGATTAAGAAGATAATTATGCTCAACGTCATGGGCGACGCGATAAACATGCTTTTTATCCTCATCGGCTACCGTCTCGTCTTCCCTGTCTTTCCTCCAATATACGAGAAGCACATAACCTTCCAAGAGTTCCTCAACAGAGCCGTTGACCCCGTTCCACAGGCCCTTGTCCTGACGGCCATAGTTATTGGGATGGCTATGAACATACTTCTTTCGACGTATGCAATCCAGTTCTACCGCCTCCACGGAACAGTGGATGCCAGGGACATAGCTGAAATCATGGGGGGTGAGGGCGAATGAACCCGCTGAGGAGATTTTCACCAGCTACTTTTTTCATCGTACTGGCAACTTATCTGTTTTACACGGGTTCGGCCACAGAATACGATATCGTGACGGGCTCGATAGCCGCGCTTATCGTTTCCCTCATAGTGGGGCACTGGATAGTCAAAGATGAGCCCAAATTCTTCTCCCCGAGGAGGTGGGCCTACGCGGTGTTCTTTGCCCTCCGCTACTTCCTGATTGAGGAGACAAAAACCCACATAGACGTTGCTAAGAGGGTTTTCACGCTCAAGGCGAACCCGGGAATAGTCAGAATCCCCTTAGATGTTGAGAGTGACTACGGGAAGGTTCTTGTTGCCAACTCGATAACGAACACGCCGGGAACGGTCGTTGTTGACATAAGCGACGACGGGAAATGGCTCTACGTCCACTGGATTGACGTCTCAACACTCGACGAGAAGGAAGTGAAAGAGAACGTAGTTGCCTACTTCGAGGACTACGCGAGGAAAATCTTTGACTGAGGTGGTAGCATGCAGGTCGGAATGGTTCCCGTGATTCCGCTCGGATTTGCCTTCTTCCTGCCCTTTGTGGCTTTCCTCACCGGCAGGAGAAAGGGCGTTGTGATAACTTACTCCCTACTGGCGCTTACGGTTACGTTCCTTGCCGGAATCTGGCTCTTCCACGAGGCCTACTCAAGCAGAGAACCCCTAGTTTACGCCTTTGGAAACTGGATAGCCCCGATAGGGATAGTCTTCGAGGTGGACAAGTTATCTGCCACTCTCGTTCTGACAGCGACTTTCGGCTTCCTGCTCGCTGGAATCTACTCGGCAAAGTTCATAAAGACTCACGGCCTCGAATTCTACTACACCTTCCTTCTTGGCCTTGAAGCAGGAACCCTCGGTGCCTTCATGACGGGAGATGCCTTCAACACCTTCGTCATGCTTGAAGTCATAGGCGCGAGTGCCTACGCGATAGTCGGCTTCTACCGCAACAAGAGCGAAGCAATCGAAGGTGCGTTCAAGTACGGCATCAGCGGTGCCGTGGCAACAAGTCTTTATTTCCTCGCCCTTGGATTCATTTATGCCTCATTTGGAACGCTCAACATGGCTGACCTGAGCGCGAAGTTCCACAGGATTTCCTTCCCGGTGACCACAAAGCTCTTCGGTGACCCGACCCTCGCCCTGGCGATATTCTTTGCACTAACTATCTCAATGGTAATAGTCAAGAGCGCGATTTTTCCCGGCCACTACTGGCTCCCAAGTGCCTATTCAGGAGCCCCAATTCCCGTTGGTGCCATACTGAGTAGCTTCGTCGAGGTTGTGGGGATATACCTTCTGGCCAGGTACACCTACACACTCTTCCACGGTCTTCCCTTCTGGGGGGCCCTCTCGCTGGTCTTCCTCGTCCTCGGAACGGCGACGGCTTTTCTCGGCTCCATAATGATGCTCGTCCAGAAGAACGTCAAGAAGCTCATCGCTTATTCCACGATACTCCACATGGGCTACCTCTTCATGACACTCGGAGTTGGAACAGGGCTGGCCCTCATGGCGATAGACTTCCACATAGTCAACCATGCAATAGCTAAAACGCTCTTGTTCTTCACGGTCGGGGCCTTCATCTATCGCAGAAAGTCCGTTGATATAGAGGAGCTCGCAGGTGTTGGAAGGGAAATGCCCGCGACTACGTTTCTCTTTGCACTAGCAACGCTGAGCCTCGTCGGTGTTCCACCGCTCAACGTATTCTTCAGCAAGATGCTAATCTTCAACGCCCTCCTACAGGTCAGCCCGCTCGTAGCTTCCGTCGTGGTAATAACCAGTGCCATAGCGGCGTGGGCCTACTTCCAGCTCTTTATAACCCTCTGGCGCGGAAAGCCCGTTGATGGGCATCACCACGAGCACAGAGAAGTCAAAAGAGTGGAAATCTGGACCTTTGTGGCTGTAAACACTCTTCTTGGAGTCCTCGTTGTGGTCTTTGGCCTCTTCGCGCCGGTGATAATAGACAGGTTTTTCCATCCGGCATCTCTCCAGGCAATGGACTACACGGGATACATCGATGCTGTCAGGAGACTCGCGGAGGCGATGCTCCATTAGATACCTTTTTAGTCCTCTTTTCAAATTCTTCTCCCGGTGGATAAAATGAAAAGAATGGTGTGGACAGGTTTTGCTGGAGGTCTAACGTACTGGCTCTTCGTCGCCTGGAGCATCTCACGCAACTCCTGGTTCTCCTTCTGGAGAAACGCTCTCAGCGACCTTGGGGGGCCAAACGCAAACTCGCCCTGGATTTACAACGTGGGTCTCATGGTCTCGTCGGTTTTTATAATAGGCTTCGCTATATATCTTATTCTAACGTCGGAGAATAAGCTCCAAACCATTGGAGGGGCCTATATCAGTGTTTCTGCAATTTTTCTGGCCCTGATAGGGGTTTTCCATGAAGGAACGAAACCCCACGTCTTTGTGTCCACATACTTTTTCTTCCAGTTCTTCTTAGGGGTTCTAATATACGGCCTTGGCTCTGGAAACACCGTCAAGGGTGGGTCCCTTCTACTTTTTGTGCTCGCCATTGTAGGTGCCCTCGTGAGGTGGCCCTCAACGGCTTTATTGGAGACCTATGAGATAATTCTTCTGATGACCTTTACACTCCTTGTTGCCCTCCGGGGTGATGAGAAATGAGCGCGCCGTTCCCGCCCATAAGAAGGGTTCCCGTTAAAGAGAGCAGGGTTTTAAAGCCGGAGGACGCTGAGAAAGCAATAGCTCTTGTGAAGCAAGCACTGCCCCTTTTTAGGGCCGGTGACCCTATAGTCCACCCAGACCACGTTGATGTGCCCGTCCTCTACCTTGACTTTGCCATAGACAGGGTTCACTACGACCCCCGGACGGGTAATCCCTCGCCCAAGGGGGCCCCTCCACATGCCGAACCCTCTCCGGAAGGAGCCCGGGAAAGTGTGGAAAAAGCCCTAAAGGAAGCCGTTGTCCTTAACGGGGCGGAGTTCAGAGAACCTGAGGACTGCTGGGTTGTTCCCCTTGCGTGGAAAAGCTTTATAATCCTCCACGTCCGCGTTTCAGCCGATGCAAAGGAGCTTATTCCAGATTATCATCTCACGGAAGAGGTGAGGAGGCACGGCCTATAACCTAAAGGAGTTCCTAATCAGGGAGTGGTTCTTAGCCATTCTAATGGTGCTTTATATAACTCTGGCAATCATAGATAACTCGCTCCCGAAGAGAACCTTCGGTCTAGTAGACTGGGGGAGTCTGAGCATCATAACGGCGCTGATAATACCTTCAAAAGGACTTGAACTCTCTGGAATATTTGGGAAGCTCGCACCAAAACTCGTGGAGAGGGCAAACCACTCCGGAAAAAGGCTTCTCCTTCTCCTCCTTCCTACGATAGCCTTCTCTTCGGCTGTGATAATGAACGACACGGCAATGCTGGTTTTCATTCCACTCGTCGTTGCCCTCTCTGAGCTTTCCGGTCTGGATAAGGCGAAGGCCGTGACGCTTTCGGCAATCTCAGCGAACATCGGCTCGGCCCTAACGCCAATAGGCAACCCACAGAACATAATAATCTGGCACAGGTATGAACTCAGCTTCACGACCTTTACTCTGAGGATGTTCCCCTTTATTCTACTCTGGCTTGCGATTCTCCTGACGTTCGTTCTCTTCTCGCGTGAGGAGAGGTTAACCCTTGGGTCAATTCCCGGGGTGGCCCTCCGAAAGAACCTGTTTCTCCTTTCACTTTTAACCCTCATCACAAACGTTTATCTGGGAGAAACGGGGAAACATTACCTTGCCCTTCTTATCACGCTGGTTGTTTTTCTCATGTTTGAAAGGGAAGTCCTTCTAAGCTTTGACTGGGCCCTGGTTCTGACGTTTGCCCTCATCTTTGTGGACTTTAACGAGCTTTCCATCATCCTCCAGAGCTCAGGACTGTCTCTTCCCAGAGAGGGGGCGCTTTTAATCCTGACCTCCGCGGGTGTAAGCCAATTAATCAGCAACGTCCCCGCGACGGTGGTCTTTCTGAACTCGAATCCGCGGTGGCTTCCCCTCGCGGTTGGTGTAAACGCCGGGGGAAACGGCGTTATAGTGGGCTCCCTCGCGAACCTTATAGCCATTAGGATAGCCCGAATTTCGGTGAGGGATTTCCACAGATACTCTGTCCCTTATTTTCTCCTGTCCCTTGCGGTGGCCATTGTTGCGTTTGATTTTTAAACTCACGTTCCTTTCTTCTACCATGCTCATCCACATCGGCATTGACGACACGGATTCGCCAAACGGCATGTGTACAACTTACCTCGGCGCGCTCCTTTACAGGAAGCTTTCCCGGTTAGCGGAGCCCGTGGATTTGCCTAGACTGATAAGGCTCAACCCGAACATTCCCTACAAAACTAGGGGCAACGGAGCGGTCGCGATGAGCTTTGAGGTCGATGAGGA
It encodes the following:
- a CDS encoding monovalent cation/H+ antiporter complex subunit F → MNVESVFLSVLYFAAVIYTLAFVLYGIRAIKGPTTADIILAVDCLSFDMAAFMVILGIYFKSIMLASGAIILALWAFMLDIYYTKYVLYGEVEV
- the mnhG gene encoding monovalent cation/H(+) antiporter subunit G; its protein translation is MILEDVIFIIGSIAILLGAIYDLIAAIGLLRFNDFYMRTHAATVGTVGGAALPVFGAGLVALVYYPLGSQRFFMAGIAFTVGVLILLIAPTGTHSLVSAVYFGRVGKKPPLVVDQLEEDLPKREDVAELVREHEELPGEEEEPKFTFRRLVR
- a CDS encoding hydrogenase subunit MbhD domain-containing protein codes for the protein MIEIHLLILAIVVSFGFVFSYLAMKEHDLLKALALSSVQSTFFALGFYILAAPDIVLAYLAIAVGAYTALVILAISKTERYEVGE
- a CDS encoding Na(+)/H(+) antiporter subunit B, whose amino-acid sequence is MKRDVLVAITFLLAFFVIAYAVTVKNVLGLGGAELRPLGEFYLSHAFAHEGLTSHSPEVVTAIVWNYRGFDTLFETFVFFLAIMGAFSVLRLTREQEKLVRELEAREPHRRMDLITRATTKLVVVMIVAISASIALHGHLTPGGGFQGGSAMAVASLLLFAVFSKFTLERKGLTLKHTISAYALGLGLILATVLAPVFLYGGKVLEINLLPGETGLFNLDVGEYTAVTFGFLTVFLVLGVSEWIFKTVLRGEADD
- a CDS encoding sodium:proton antiporter, coding for MISLLLAYITLTLFGMILLGIYGVATRSNLIKKIIMLNVMGDAINMLFILIGYRLVFPVFPPIYEKHITFQEFLNRAVDPVPQALVLTAIVIGMAMNILLSTYAIQFYRLHGTVDARDIAEIMGGEGE
- a CDS encoding Na+/H+ antiporter subunit E; amino-acid sequence: MNPLRRFSPATFFIVLATYLFYTGSATEYDIVTGSIAALIVSLIVGHWIVKDEPKFFSPRRWAYAVFFALRYFLIEETKTHIDVAKRVFTLKANPGIVRIPLDVESDYGKVLVANSITNTPGTVVVDISDDGKWLYVHWIDVSTLDEKEVKENVVAYFEDYARKIFD
- a CDS encoding proton-conducting transporter membrane subunit, encoding MQVGMVPVIPLGFAFFLPFVAFLTGRRKGVVITYSLLALTVTFLAGIWLFHEAYSSREPLVYAFGNWIAPIGIVFEVDKLSATLVLTATFGFLLAGIYSAKFIKTHGLEFYYTFLLGLEAGTLGAFMTGDAFNTFVMLEVIGASAYAIVGFYRNKSEAIEGAFKYGISGAVATSLYFLALGFIYASFGTLNMADLSAKFHRISFPVTTKLFGDPTLALAIFFALTISMVIVKSAIFPGHYWLPSAYSGAPIPVGAILSSFVEVVGIYLLARYTYTLFHGLPFWGALSLVFLVLGTATAFLGSIMMLVQKNVKKLIAYSTILHMGYLFMTLGVGTGLALMAIDFHIVNHAIAKTLLFFTVGAFIYRRKSVDIEELAGVGREMPATTFLFALATLSLVGVPPLNVFFSKMLIFNALLQVSPLVASVVVITSAIAAWAYFQLFITLWRGKPVDGHHHEHREVKRVEIWTFVAVNTLLGVLVVVFGLFAPVIIDRFFHPASLQAMDYTGYIDAVRRLAEAMLH
- a CDS encoding DUF998 domain-containing protein; the encoded protein is MKRMVWTGFAGGLTYWLFVAWSISRNSWFSFWRNALSDLGGPNANSPWIYNVGLMVSSVFIIGFAIYLILTSENKLQTIGGAYISVSAIFLALIGVFHEGTKPHVFVSTYFFFQFFLGVLIYGLGSGNTVKGGSLLLFVLAIVGALVRWPSTALLETYEIILLMTFTLLVALRGDEK
- a CDS encoding SLC13 family permease, which codes for MVLYITLAIIDNSLPKRTFGLVDWGSLSIITALIIPSKGLELSGIFGKLAPKLVERANHSGKRLLLLLLPTIAFSSAVIMNDTAMLVFIPLVVALSELSGLDKAKAVTLSAISANIGSALTPIGNPQNIIIWHRYELSFTTFTLRMFPFILLWLAILLTFVLFSREERLTLGSIPGVALRKNLFLLSLLTLITNVYLGETGKHYLALLITLVVFLMFEREVLLSFDWALVLTFALIFVDFNELSIILQSSGLSLPREGALLILTSAGVSQLISNVPATVVFLNSNPRWLPLAVGVNAGGNGVIVGSLANLIAIRIARISVRDFHRYSVPYFLLSLAVAIVAFDF